From Cataglyphis hispanica isolate Lineage 1 chromosome 3, ULB_Chis1_1.0, whole genome shotgun sequence, a single genomic window includes:
- the LOC126859391 gene encoding uncharacterized protein LOC126859391 gives MMREKLLAVLFLGFIAIVLSLPQQSKSKRPTPVFKQPATGGLLLPDNATLIRDNIVDTFSCENRVYGYYADLENECQVFHVCLPQTRGSIRWSFICPAETVFNQATFVCTRTESSIPCEESEKYYVLNEEIGKEVEEEEEADQERGKENTTKTSELETVSKKSFSKNSRLLDRERLFRRN, from the exons ATGATGCGAGAGAAGCTCCTCGCCGTGTTGTTTCTCGGTTTTATTGCGATAGTTCTGAGTTTGCCTCAGCAATCAAAATCGAAGAGACCCACTCCAGTGTTCAAg caACCAGCAACTGGTGGCTTGCTGCTTCCCGACAACGCCACGCTCATCCGCGACAATATTGTCGACACGTTTTCCTGTGAGAATAGAGTTTATGGATACTACGCCGACCTGGAGAATGAATGTCAAGTGTTCCACGTGTGCTTACCGCAAACTAGGGGCTCAATTAGATGGAGTTTTATTTGCCCCGCCGAGACAGTTTTCAATCAA GCGACATTTGTATGTACACGGACAGAAAGTTCGATACCATGCGAGGAATCGGAGAAATATTACGTTTTGAACGAGGAGATTGGCAAGGAagtggaagaggaagaggaggcaGATCAAGAACGAGGAAAGGAAAACACCACGAAGACTTCTGAATTGGAAACGGTgtcaaaaaaatcattttcgaaaaattctaGATTGCTAGATCGAGAAAGATTGTTCCgacgtaattaa